Sequence from the Ereboglobus luteus genome:
TGGCGGACAAGCCTGTCGGCGAGGACGCGCCGCCCACGACCGGCACGGGCTTGCGCAACATCAGCGAACGGCTCCGCCTTCTCTACGGCGACCGCGCGTCGCTTGCCGTTTCGCAACAGGAGGATCATGTGGTCGCCGAGGTCGTGCTCCCCGCCGTGCCCGCATCGGCCAACGGGGTCGACTTCCTGATCGCCGGCGAGAAACCCGCTTTAAATCCCGACACACAGCCATGATCAAAGCCCTCATCATCGACGACGAACGTCTCGCGCGCGCCGAGTTGCGCGACCTGCTCCAGGCCCATCCCGAAGTGGACATTGTGGGCGAGGCGGGCAACGCTGCGCAGGCGCGCGAACTCATCGCAAAACACAAACCCTCGCTCATCTTTCTCGACGTGCAAATGCCCGAGGAAACCGGCTTCGACCTGCTCGTCTCGCTCGGTGAAAATGCGCCGCGAGTCATCTTCACCACGGCATACGATTCGCATGCGCTGCGCGCGTTCGAGTTTGCCGCCAAGGATTATCTTTTGAAGCCCATCTCGCCCGCGCGCCTGGCGACGGCCATCGACCGCCTCGTGCCCGACGACCACGCCGCCGCGGATGATTCCCCCTCGCCCGACGACCCTGCGGGTGCTTCCGCGCCGACGTTCGGCGCAAGCGACCGCATCCTTGTCGGCGACGGTGATCATCTCGCGTTTGTCGTGGTCGAGAGCATTCGCGGCGCCGAGTCGATCGGCGCGCACACGGTGCTTTGGCTCGATAAAGGCACGGCCGTCGTCAAACGCTCCCTCAGCTCGCTTGAGGCGCGCTTGCCGGCCGCGCTCTTTTTTCGTGCCAACCGCGCCCAGCTCATCAACCTCCGGCACATCACCGCGGTGGAACCCTGGTTTAGCGGCAGCCTCATGATCACCCTGGACAACGGCAAAAAAATCGACCTTTCGCGGCGACAGGCCCGCCTCTTCCGGGAACGACAAACCCTTTGACGCGCCCCCCGGCGATGGGGTAATCAAATGGTTTCAATTTGTTGCCTGAGAAAAAGCCTCCGCCGCATAAATGTCACAAGACATCACACATCTGCCTTTAAAACTGAGCCATCGCACCCCGATTGCAGTGGGCGGGCACCGCATGATCTACGCGCACCCGCACAACGATTCGCTTGTGCTGAAAGTGCCGAAGCCGGAGTTCCGGCAAAGGACGCAGGCCTCGCAATCATTTTGGCGGCGTCATTTTGACCGTTTCAAATATTACAGCGACACCGCGCGCGAGGCCATCGAGCATATGGCATGTTACGCGGCAAACGAGGCGCGGCCTCCTTTCTTGCAGCGTTTTTATGGATTTTTGGAAACCGATTTGGGCCTCGCCTCGGTGAGCGGAGCCGAGCGCGACGAGGAAGGAAACTACGCGCTGAATTTCACGCAGATCATCAAGCAGGGAAAGTTCGACAAAAAAGTGCGCGCCGCGTTGGAGGAGTTTGCCGTGGCGTTTGTCGCCAACGACGTCGTGGTGGGCGATCTGCGCCCGGATAACATGGTGTATTCCTTTGATCGCGAAACGAGCCGCATGCGCTTTGTGATAATCGACGGCATCGGCGATAAAAACGCCATCAAGCTTTGCAGCTATTTCCGTTTCTACAACCGGATGTCCAAGCGCAAAAGAATCAAGTTCCTGAGGAAGCAAATAAACTGGCTGCTCTCGGAGAACGCCGGGGCGAAAAATGAGATCGAGCGCGTGGATGACCGCGCGATGAGTTCGATGACCTCGTGAAACACCGGCGCGCCGTCGCGCGCCGGTCGCATAAATTACACTCGCGCTTTTTGCCGGCATGAGCGACAGTATTCGCGCAAAACGCATCCGCCGCACACCCATGCTCACCGTCCGCAATCTCACCAAAAGTTTCACAACGCCCGAGGGCGCCAAGGTGCGTGTCATCGACGTGGCGGACTTCCACATCGATCCCGGCGACCAGATCGCGTTGCGCGGCGAAAGCGGATCGGGCAAGACCACATTTCTGCACCTCATCGCCGGAATCCTGCGCCCCAACAGCGGCGTCATCACAATCGACGGCGTCGAGATGACCGCGCTCGGCGAGTCGCGACGCGACGCCCTCCGCGCTGCCAAGATCGGCTACATTTTCCAGGCGTTCAATTTGCTGCAAGGGCACACGGTCCTTGAAAATGTCCTGCTCGGCATGTCGTTCGCGCCGGGCGGGGCGGACGGCGTCCGCGCGCGCGCGATGCTCGACCGCGTGGGCCTTTCGCACCGCCTGCAACATTTTCCGCGCGAGCTTTCGACCGGGCAGCAGCAGCGCGTCGCCGTGGCGCGCGCGCTCGCGAACCGCCCCAAGCTCGTCATCGCCGACGAGCCGACCGGCAACCTCGACAACCGCAACACCGCCGGCGCGCTTGATCTCATGAAGGACACTTGCCGCGAGTGCGGCGCGGCGCTCCTCCTCGTGAGCCATGACGACGCCACGCTCGCGCGCTTCGACAACGTGCGCGACTTCACCGAAATCAACCGCATGGACAACGCCTCGCGCACTCCCTGGGGCCAGCCGCGCAAATCCGGCGAGGCACCCTCGCGCATCGTGGAATAAAAAACACGGCATGAACAGAATCACATATCAGGCAGGGCGAAGCCTCGGAATGCATTCCGCATTCCGCATTTCGCATCCCGCATTCAAATGACCATCCCGCTCATCATTTACCGCAGCCTCCGCCAGCACGCGCTTTCGACGCTTGTCACCGCGGCCAGCATCGCGCTGGCGACCGGCCTGCTCATGACGGTGTGGATGGTGAGGGCGCAATCGCAACGCGCGTTCTTGGAGACCAGCACGAGTTTCGACGGCGTGCTCGCCGCGCGCGGTTCGGAATTGCAGATCGTGCTCAACGCCATTTTTCACATGGAGTCCTCGCCCGGAAACATTTCGGTCGCCGACTACGAGCGGGTCAAAAAACATCCCGCGGTGAAGGCGGCCATACCGGTCGCCACCGGTGACAATCACAAGGGCTGGCGCATCGTTGGCACGGTGCCGGAACTGTTCACGGATGTGGAATACACGAGCGGGAAAAAATTCGCGCTCGCGCATGGAAAAGTTTTTTCGCCGGGCGCGCATTCGCGCGAGGCGCTGGCCGGCAGTTTCGCGGCCGCGCAACTCGGGCTCTCCGTCGGCTCGGTGTTTCGCCCTAGTCACGGCCTCGCCCATGCGCCCGATCGCGAGCACGACGAGGAATACAGGATCACCGGCGTCCTCGCGCCGACCAACACGCCCGCCGACCGCGTGATCTGGATTCCGCTCGAGGGCGTGCAACACATGGCGGGGCACGCCGAGTCGTCGCGCTCGGAGTTGAGCGCGGTGCTTGTGCAGCTGCGCGCGCCGTCGGCGGGATTTGCGCTCGACCAGTATTACAACAAGCAGGGCGAGCGCCTCACGTTTGCCTATCCGACGAGCGCGATCATCGCGGATTTTTTCAACAAGATCGGCTGGTTTGACCGCGTGCTGGCGCTGGTGGCGTTTGTTGTCGTCCTAGTCGCGGCGGGCTCCGTGCTCGCGAGCATCTACGCGTCGATGAGCACGAGGCAGCGCGACATCGCGATCCTGCGCGCGCTTGGCGCCCGTCGCGGCACGGTGTTTGGCGGCATGGTGCTGGAGGCGATGGTGATTGGCGCGCTCGGCGCGGCGTGCGGCTTTGCCATATATTTTGTGTTGATGACGGGCGCGGCGGAATTGATTCGCGAGCAAACGGGCGTCGTCATTTCCGTGGCCGCGTGGCATGCGGTTCTGGTGTGGTGCCCGCTCGGCATGATCGCGCTCGGCGCGCTCGGCGGAATCATCCCCGCGGTAAAGGCCTACCGCGTGCCCGTGGCCGAAACACTCTCGCCATTGTCGTGACGCGGCGGCCGGCGCCCCGGGCGCTTCAGGCCTTCATCTGGCGGGGATTTCCGCTTCTGCTGCGCGCGCGGGAGTCGCGCGCGGTTTTCAGTTTTCTCGGGTAATCGACGATCGCGTGCAGTCCGCGGCTTTCCTTACGCTGCTGCGCGCACTTCACGACGAGTTCGGCGACTTGTATCAAGTTGCGCAGTTCGAGCAGGCGCGAATCGACGGAAAAATTCCAGTAATACTCGTGCGTTTCGTGCGCGAGGTTGGCGATGCGGCGCCGGGCGCGCGCGAGCCGCTTCGATGTGCGCAGGATGCTCACGTAATCCCACATCGTGGAGCGAAGCTCGTCCCAGTTGTGCGAGATGACCACGCGCTCGTCCTCGTCGCCGCCGCCGAGGTCGCGCCACGCGGGAATCTTCGGGCTCGCGGCGCGTTTGCGCTTTTCGCGCTGGAGCGCGCCGATGTATTTGATGACGGAAAGCGCGCCGCGATGCGCGAGCACGACGGCCTCGAGCAGCGAATTGCTGGCGAGCCGGTTCGCGCCGTGCAGGCCGGTGCAGGCCACCTCGCCGCAGGCGTAGAGCCCGGGCAGCGAGGTTTCGGCGGAGAGATTGGTGGCCACGCCTCCGCAAGTGTAGTGCGCGGCGGGCACGACGGGGATTTTATCGCGGGAGATGTCGATGCCGAGCGCGAGGCATGTCTCAAAAATTTGCGGGAATCGACCGCGCAGAAACGCCCTGTCGCGATGCGTGATGTCGAGCCACACATGGGGCGCGCCGGATTTTTTCATCTCGGCGTCGATGGCGCGCGCCACGATGTCGCGCGGCGCGAGGTCGGCCATTTTGTGGTAGCGTTTCATGAACGCCACACCATCGGCATTGCGCAGGATCGCGCCCTCGCCGCGCACCGCCTCGCTGATAAGAAAGCGCTCGCCTTTCAGCGAGTAGAGCGCGGTCGGGTGAAACTGGATGAACTCCATGTTGCGCACCTCGACGCCCGCGCGATACGCCATCGCGATGCCGTCGCCCGTGGCGATGCCGGGATTTGTCGTGTAGCGGTAGACCTGGCCCGCGCCGCCGGTCGAGAGCACGACGACGGGCGCGTGAAACGCCTCGACGCGGCGCTTGCGCACATTGAGCGCGTAGAGGCCGGCGATGCGATTGGCGCCGCCGAGCCGGAGCTTGCCCGATGTGACGACGTCGATTGCAAAAAAGTGCTCGAGCAGCTTGATGCGTTTTTCGTTCGCGATCGCGCGCAGCAGCGCCTCCTCGACCGCCTTGCCGGTCATGTCCTTGACGTGCAGGATGCGCCGCGCGCTGTGGCCGCCCTCGCGCCCGAGGTCGAACGCGCCCGATTTGTCGCGCGAAAACTCCAGCCCCAAGTCGATCAACTCGCGGACGCGCTCGGGGCCGTCGCGGACGATTTCGCGCACGGCCTTTTCGTTGCACAACCCGTCGCCCGCCACGAGCGTGTCGCGCACATGCGCCTCGAAGTCGTCCGTTTGCGACATCACGACGGCGATGCCGCCCTGCGCGTGGTTGGTGTTGGACTCGGCCTTGTTTTTCTTGGTGAGAAGCGCCACCGAGAGGCCGGCGCGCGCGGTTTTCAGCGCAAAGCTCAGCCCGGCGATTCCGGTGCCGACAACAAGGACGTCGAAGTTATGAGTCATGGATCAAGGTTTTCAAACAAGATGCCTCCCTAAAATGGCGCGGCAGAAAAGACAAAAATCACGCGGCGGGTGCGATTTCAGCGGACTTTTCCAGCGCGCGCAGGCGCAACGATTCGTAGATCGGCGCGCAATTCATCGCCTCGGCCACGCCGTATGCGATCAGCGAGCAGGTCAGCACCGGCAGCATAAAATCGTATTTTCCGGTCAGCTCGATAATCAGCACCATGCTCGTGAGCGGCGCGCGCACGATGGCCGTCAGCAGTCCTCCCATGCCAATCACCGCAAAAATTTCCGGATGCTCGACAAGCGGGGGCCACACTTGATGCACCGCGTGTCCCGTTCCGAGCCCGACGAGCGCGCCGATTACAAGCAGCGGCGCGAAAATGCCGCCCGCCGCGCCCGAGCCAAAGCTCCACATCGTCAGCGCAAAACGCGCCAGCATCATCAGGGTGATGACGCCGATCACTTTGAGCCCGCCGCCCAGCGCGTGCTCGGCGAGATGCGAACCCGATCCGACTACATCGGGGCAAATCCATGCCGCGATCCCGACCACCGCGCCCGCAAGCGCGCCGATTGCGATCACGGGCCAGCGGCGCGCACGCAGACCGTCGAACCAGTCCAGGCTGCGAAGCAGCACTTTGTTGAACGCCACGCCGCCAAACCCGCACACCAGGCCGAGCACGGCGGCGAGCGGTAGCGCGGCCAGCGTGGGCGCGGCGATGCTTGGTGTGGCAAAAACAGGCGACGCGCCGAGAAGCAGACGGCACACAATGTCCGCGACAACCGACGACACAAAAGCGGCCACAAACAGCACCGGCGCAAAAACGCCGTGCAGTTCCTCGAGCACAAACATGACGCCCGCGAGAGGCGCGTTGAACGCCGCCGACAAACCCGCCGCCGCGCCCGCGCTCATGAGCGCCTTGCGCTCGCCCTCGCCGCCGCGCACGCGAAACCACCGCGAAACCATTTGGCCCGTCGCCCCGCCCATCTGGATTGTCGGCCCCTCTCGCCCGAGCGCAAGGCCCGCGCCTATGCCGATCACACCCGCCGCGAACTTGACCGGGATCACCCGCCACCAGCACATTTCCGCCTGGTCGAGCATGACGGATTTTAAGTGTGGAATCCCGCTGCCCGAAGTTTCCGGCGCGAAACGGCGCACAAGCCACAAGGCCAGCGCGCACCCAGCCGCGCCGATGCCGACCGCCGCCAGCAAGCCGGCCGCCCAGTGCGCATTTTCCCGCAACCATGCAAGCGCTCCGGTGCGTCCGTGCTCCACCTGCATCAAGGTCCAGCGAAACGCGCATGCCAGCCCGCCCGACACCAGGCCGATGATCACCGCCTTCACAAGAATGTGACGGCGTTTGACTTGTTCCGTCTTCAGGCCGAATCCGGAGTCCTGTGTGATATGTCGCATGGTTTGCGCATCTTTAAAATGCGCGGCCGCGTGCGCAATATTTTGCGAAAATGTTTTCCATGCGGACACCCCGCCCGTGTCGGCGGCACATCCCGTCACCATCAACGGGCGTGTGTCACTCACGCGCACTTTGAAGTGGAGGTGTTCACGGTGGCGACGTCACCTCGTGTGTGGTTGAAGTCGGTTTTGTTTTCTTGGCGAGAGGCGCCATCGGAATGCCGATGCGCGTGAGTTTCAGCGCAAAGCTCATTCAATGTCGCCAACAAAGACGTTGAAATTATGACGTCATAGATCGAGGGTTTCTAAGGAAAGACGCCTTCTTAAAATGGCGCGTCAGAAGAGACAAAAAACATGCGGGGGCAGTATTATTGGGAGGGTTCCAATAAACATTCTTTCAAAAACTCATTGAGAAACAAACAAGAGCGATTCATTGTTCCGGTGTTGGCTGACACAGCCTTAATGCTTTAAATCTAAATCCCCAAATAATATCCATGTCTTGCCTTTTTAAAAGTGTGCTCCGGATGCTCGTATTATTGTCCGTGCCCATGTTTGCGGGTGCGATGCTTGCCGGGTCCCCAAAAAACGCGCCGGCGCAGGAACCTTCGTTTACCAAAGTCAAGGCGCTGCCATTTCCCGACGTCGATATCAAGCAGGTGTCACTTGATCTTGATCAAATTGAAAAACAAACTGTTTTGCTTTGCCAAAAACTCGGCAATTATCCTCCCAACATCAAGGATGACGAAGACAGGCAAGCCACTTACCGCCAGTGGGCGTATCTTGTTCCGGAAGCCCGTTTGCACAACCGTGTCTCCGGCGGAAACGAGCGCACAACCCTGTTGCTCATTCAGCTCTATCGTTACGGACACAATTTGGATGTCGCGCAAAGTGGCAGTGAGGCCGCCATACTTCTTGAAGCCGCGCTCAAACAATATACGCGTTCCATTCCAATCAATTGGGAGGCTTCCTATTTTTATCTTCAAACCAATCCGGAAAATGCGCCGAAGGGTGAAGCCGCACTGCTCAAATTGAGAGAGTTGCTCGGCACGGACAAAAACCTGGATGTCGAGCGCGGCTTAGTTTTCGCGTATATATATATGCAGCAAACGGACAATCTCATCAAACAAGTCGACCACTGCCTCGCCTTGGCGCCTAACGACAAGATGCTGCGCGACATTAAGAATGCGGCGTTGAACGGGAGGCTTTTTACGAAAAAACCGATTCTGCCCAAACTGCGGTCGCGGATGAAAAAAACAAGGCAATGCAGGATCGTTCGGACGAAAACACATGGTTTAAAAATTTTTATCGCACCCGCGACACCCGGCCGTTCGCCGCCTTTTGGGATAATCTTTGCAGGGAAAAGGTATTGGAAAATTCGCAGAGCAGTTTGCCGATAATTGCTTTTCTGAGTCAGGTGATACGACGTGATCCCTCTCTTATCAAAGGGCGCATGGATAATTTTGAAAACATGTCGGGCTCCATGATGAATGCGATTGTGGCCATCCTTTGGCTGAGCGACACCGGCGAGGGACGCGCAATCCTGAAAGCCAATAACCTTGAGGAAGCGGCCGTCCGCCCTGTGCCTGAAATTTCCAGCCATGAAATCACCGATCCGAGCGCGCTTGACTTTTGCTGGGGCTGGTTTTTCGGGACGGGCGACACCGGGGCGCTCGATCCAATTATCGCCACACTTGATTATTCACGCTACGCAGGGGCGCTTGAGAAATTCAAAACCAGCAAAAAAAACGACGAGGACAGGGATGCTGCAATGAAAGAGGCAATGTTTGGTGCCGCCTTGTGGTCGCTGCAGGTCAATGGCGCGGAGGATCAGAAGATCGCTGCCTATCTTGAGAAAAATTTCCATTCGCCCGAGACGCCTGTTGCTCGCAAAACCTACATCGCCTTCATCCTCTCAAAACTCATGCCGGAGCGTTACAAATTGAATATCACCGGCACGAAAAACGATAACTAATCCGGCGTTTTTGCACCCTCTTTTAAGAACGCATTGTTGCACTTCTCTCAATGTTCATGTCGGAGGGGCAAGAGGGATGCCCCCTGATCTGAATAGTTGCTATTGTCCTCTGGGTTCTGATGCAGGTGCGGCTCTTTGCCTGCGCCATCGGTCATGTGCCAAATGTTCGATTTTTTCGAACTCATTGGTGCGAGTTTTCCGGTAATGTGTCGATTGATTCTCGCGTTCTAGGTATCGGTAAATGCAACCAGCGGTTCGCTAACAATGGTCGCCTCGTGCTCAGCTATTTTCCGCGCGTTTTTTTGAATGCCAACACCCATAACCGGCAAAGCAGAGCGCGGGCATGGGGGCAATGAGGCGAGATCGCTTCATTGTTCAAAGCTTACTTTCATCTTGGTTGCGAGTGCGTTCACACATTGCGGGCAAACATAAAGATATGCTGATGCAGGTGAGGTGTTCGAAATCTCGCATCCCCCGAAGACAATGTCTCTCGCATGGGGAAATTCTTTTTTCGCCATGCGAGAAAAACTTAAATAATTGATTTCCTTCCTCAGGTGATTGCGAAGCCATGCTTCCGGTGCCATGAGCCCGTAGATGACCGCTACTTTCTTTTTTTCCATTGCGGTGTGATGCACTTCGCACTGGTTGCTTCCGTTGGTTGTGCAATCCAAAGTGCGCCACGGGTTCGGGGCCGCCGTCCAATAGACAAAGGCCGCAAATGCAACTGTCGCCACAGTCGGAACTATGACATACAGTTTTTTCATTTTCAGTTCGTCGCGATCTGTTTGGCGCGGCGGACGAGGTCGGTGAATTCGCCGCGGCGTTCGAGCTCGGCGCCGGTTGCGCCGGTCATGCCGGGTTCGGCCCATTCGAGGACGCTGTCGTAGGTCGCCACGCCCTTGTCGGGCGAGTTGCGAAGCAGCATCGCGAAGGCGGCGACCGAACAGGTGAACTTGAAGTCGGGACTGGCCTCGTCAAATGCCACGCCTTTGTCCTCGAGCGTGAACTCGATTTTGTTGCTCATGTCGGCACTCGGCGCCTTGTAGCGGATTTTCAGGGTGAGAAGCTCTCCCTTGAGTTCGAGCTTGGGCGCGGTGGTGACGACGGTTTGGGTCTGGTATTTGAGGGGATCGACGGTTGATGCGGGAGCGTCGGTTTCGGCGGACGTCGCAAGCGGCGCCTCCGCGGCGGATTTTGCGGGGATTACCTCGTAGAGGGCGGTGACGGTGTGGCCCGCGCCGATTTCACCGGCGTCAGCTTTGTCGTTGTTGAAATCCTCTTTCGCAAGGAGGCGTTTTTCGTATCCAATAAGCCGATACGCGGCGGCCTGCGCGGGATTGAACTCGACTTGGAGTTTCACGTCCTTGGCGATGGTGACGAGAGTGCCGGCGGTTTGCTCGACGAGGAGGCGGCGGGCCTCGGCGCGGTTGTCGATGTAGCCGTGGTTGCCGTTGCCTTTGTTGGCGAGTGTCTGGAGCCGGGAGTCCTTGAGGTTGCCCATGCCGAATCCGAGGACGGAAAGGAAGACGCCGCTTTTGGCCTTTTCCTCGATCATGGTGGCGAGCTCGTCGTTGCTGGTGACGCCGATGTTAAAATCTCCATCTGTGCAGAGAATGACGCGGTTGGCGCCCTCCTTGAGGAAGTTGGCCTTGGCAATTTCATAGGCGAGCTGGATGCCCTTGCCGCCGTTGGTGCCGCCGGTGGCGCGGAGGGCGTCGAGGGTGTCGAGGATTTTGGTTTTCTCGCTCACCGCCGTGGAGGGCAGGGCGAGGTCGATCGTGTTTGCGTAGGTGACGATGGCGATGCGGTCGCTTGGGCGCAGGCGGTTGACGAGCATGCGCATGGATTCCTTCACGAGCGGGAGTTTGTTGGGTTCGTCCATCGAGCCGGAGACATCGAGCAGGAAAACGAGGTTGGCGGGCGGGCGCGAATCGTCGGCGACTTCGCGGCCCTTGATGCCGATGCGCACGAGGCGATGCTCGGGATTCCAGGGCGCGGCGGCGACTTCCATCGTGGCGGCGAAGGGCGCGCCGCTTTCCTTCGCGGGCGGCGCGTAGTTGTAGGCGAAGTAGTTTATCATCTCCTCGACGCGCACGGCGTCGACTGGCGGGCGCTGTCCGCGATTGAGGAATCGGCGGACGTTTGTGTAGCTGGCCGTGTCGATGTCGGCGGAGAAGGTCGAGAGCGGATTTTCAGTGGTGCCGAGAAAGCCATTGTCGGCGTAGCGGGTGTAGGATTCGGCGTGGGGGTTTCGATGCGCATGAGTGCGAACACCCCATCTGGCAGTGCTAGCGGTGCCATTTGCGATGGAAAATCTGTATTTGGGATCCAAGCCGCCAACGCTAACATGACGGGCATGGTCATTGCCGAAGGTAATGCGAGGTATGTATCCGCCGACTGAGCTGCTGGGCGAATCAGTAAAAAAGTCTGTTGATGTGATGGTATTTCCGACTGTGGTTGAACTAGAGTTTGCCTGATAGGTCACCTCGCCAGTGGAAAAATGCATTCGTGGTTTGCTGGCACTTGTCACTCCGGTAGTCAAAATTGGGTCTTCCAAATGAACGTCTGCTAGTAGCGCAGTTTTTATGCCAGCATCAATGCCGGTTGGCCAAGTTGGTGCGGGGACTGCGAGTGCAGGAGCGCCGGTTGCCTCTTTCGCGCGGGATTCAGCTTCAACAGGCAGCGATACATAGATTGTCTGCTCTTTTTTCCTGGCAAGTTTTTCTGCCTGTTGGGAATCGTGCGCCGGTTTCAGAATCGTGAAAAACGCCACTGCGAAACACGCGGTCGCCAGTCCGGCGACGAGGAAATACGGGAAACGAAACGGTTTTTTCGCGCGCTTGCGCGCTTCTTGTGCCTCGGCTTCGCGGGCGGCGCGCCAGTCCTCGATTTGCTCGGGGGTGATGGGCACGGTTTTTTGCTCCGTCGCGGGTTCGGCGGCGAAGACGGTTTCGAGTTGCCCGGCGAGGGCGCGGATTTCGGCGACGGCGGCTTGCGCGGCGGGGTTGCCGGCGATTTCGGTTTCGAAGACGGCGCGTTCGGCGGCGTCCATTTCGCCGAGGGCGTAGGCGGTGAGGCGCGGGTCGTCGGCGGAGAATTGGGGCGCGGGCGTGTTGTCGGAAGAGTGGTTGTTGTCGTTGTGTTTCATTTCTGTGGCTCCCGTTGGTGTTACGATTTTTGCGCGGCGAAGTCGGCGCGGAGGCGTTGCACGGCGTTGTGGATGAGGACGCCGACGTGGCTGACCGAGAGGTCGGTGATGCGGCTGATTTCCTTGTAGCTGAATCCGTTTTGGAACTTCAGGCGGATGACCTCCTGCTGGCTGGCGGGCAGGCCGTCGATGAGGCGCAGCATGGCGGTGTGGGCCTCCTCGTGCTCGAGGGCGCGGCCGGGGCGCGGATCGTCGGTTGCGACGCGTTCGATCTGGCCTTCCTCAAAGCGGCTCATGCGGGCCTCCTTTCTAAGAATGTCGAGCGCGCGGTGGCGGCAGACAGTGAAAAGCCATTCGGCGAGATGTCCGTCCACCTCGCCAACCGGACGCTCCATGAGGCGCATGAAGGTGTCCTGCACGACGTCGCGCGCCCGGTCGGCGTCGCCGAGGAAGCGGGTGGCGTAGCGCGTGAGCGGGCCCTGGTATTCGTTGACGATTGCGCGCGCAAAGTCGTTCGCATTTGTGGTGCGTGATTGCTCATGGTTGGATGGCTCCGGTTTCATTGTTGGGGTCGGTGGATGTGTGGTGACCTTTGCCTGTTAACGCGCGACTTCACGCTTTCTTAAAAAATAATTTCAAGAAAGCAGAAAATAAACGAAACGTGCGCGAATCCCTATGCCCCGTCGCGCTTCCGCGGCCGCGCGAACGCGGTCACCAGCAATCCCGTGAGCAGTAGCGCCGCCGTGCCAAACACGATCGTCAAAAACGAATGAAACGGGCTCCTCATCCCCTCCGGCACCCAGCCGAGCTTGGGCGAAACGCTCATCCACAAAATCACCAAAATTCCGACCGCCACGCTGATTACCCCGGCCGGCTTTCCGGCGCGGCGGCTGATGAATCCCAGGAGGAACAATCCCAGCATGCCGCCGCCGAATATCCCGGCCAGCGTCCACCACGCGTCCAGCGCGCTTTTCACGTTGATCATGCCGAACGCCAGCGAGGTCCCGATTATTCCGACCACAATCGTGGAAAGATACAGCACCCGCATCCTTTGCCGCTCCGTGGATGATTTGTTTATGTATCTTTGGTAATAATCGTTGAGGAAAATGGTGGCCGACGAATTCAGGCTGCTCGAAATCGTGCTCATCGCCGCGGCAAAAATCGACGCTATGAGCAGGCCGGTGATCCCTTTGGGCAAAACGCTCACGATGAACCAAGGAAACACGTAGTCGCTCTTGTCGGCGGCTTGATACTCAAGGGGAAGGTCGCCCGCGTGGGTGGAATAATATGCAAACAGCGCGGTTCCTATGAAAAAGAACACAGCCGACACGGGAACATACAACAGCGCCCCCATCCACAGGCTTTTGCGCGCCTCGCGGTCGGATTTTGCGGCGTGGTAGCGTTGGACATAGTTTTGGTCCACGCCGAAGTTTTGAAGGTTGATTACCACGCCATAAACAAGCACCACCCAAAACGTGGGTTCCGCCAGGCTGGCGCCGAAACTGCCGAGGCTGAATTTATCATGCGCCGACGCGATCTGGAACAACTGCCCAGGCCCCTCGGGCAATCCGGTCAGCATCAAAAACGCGCACACCAGCGCGCCCAGCACAAGCACGACTGTTTGCGCCGCCTCCGTCCATATCACGCCCACGA
This genomic interval carries:
- a CDS encoding LytR/AlgR family response regulator transcription factor, which encodes MIKALIIDDERLARAELRDLLQAHPEVDIVGEAGNAAQARELIAKHKPSLIFLDVQMPEETGFDLLVSLGENAPRVIFTTAYDSHALRAFEFAAKDYLLKPISPARLATAIDRLVPDDHAAADDSPSPDDPAGASAPTFGASDRILVGDGDHLAFVVVESIRGAESIGAHTVLWLDKGTAVVKRSLSSLEARLPAALFFRANRAQLINLRHITAVEPWFSGSLMITLDNGKKIDLSRRQARLFRERQTL
- a CDS encoding YrbL family protein: MSQDITHLPLKLSHRTPIAVGGHRMIYAHPHNDSLVLKVPKPEFRQRTQASQSFWRRHFDRFKYYSDTAREAIEHMACYAANEARPPFLQRFYGFLETDLGLASVSGAERDEEGNYALNFTQIIKQGKFDKKVRAALEEFAVAFVANDVVVGDLRPDNMVYSFDRETSRMRFVIIDGIGDKNAIKLCSYFRFYNRMSKRKRIKFLRKQINWLLSENAGAKNEIERVDDRAMSSMTS
- a CDS encoding ABC transporter ATP-binding protein, with the translated sequence MSDSIRAKRIRRTPMLTVRNLTKSFTTPEGAKVRVIDVADFHIDPGDQIALRGESGSGKTTFLHLIAGILRPNSGVITIDGVEMTALGESRRDALRAAKIGYIFQAFNLLQGHTVLENVLLGMSFAPGGADGVRARAMLDRVGLSHRLQHFPRELSTGQQQRVAVARALANRPKLVIADEPTGNLDNRNTAGALDLMKDTCRECGAALLLVSHDDATLARFDNVRDFTEINRMDNASRTPWGQPRKSGEAPSRIVE
- a CDS encoding ABC transporter permease is translated as MTIPLIIYRSLRQHALSTLVTAASIALATGLLMTVWMVRAQSQRAFLETSTSFDGVLAARGSELQIVLNAIFHMESSPGNISVADYERVKKHPAVKAAIPVATGDNHKGWRIVGTVPELFTDVEYTSGKKFALAHGKVFSPGAHSREALAGSFAAAQLGLSVGSVFRPSHGLAHAPDREHDEEYRITGVLAPTNTPADRVIWIPLEGVQHMAGHAESSRSELSAVLVQLRAPSAGFALDQYYNKQGERLTFAYPTSAIIADFFNKIGWFDRVLALVAFVVVLVAAGSVLASIYASMSTRQRDIAILRALGARRGTVFGGMVLEAMVIGALGAACGFAIYFVLMTGAAELIREQTGVVISVAAWHAVLVWCPLGMIALGALGGIIPAVKAYRVPVAETLSPLS
- the nadB gene encoding L-aspartate oxidase, with protein sequence MTHNFDVLVVGTGIAGLSFALKTARAGLSVALLTKKNKAESNTNHAQGGIAVVMSQTDDFEAHVRDTLVAGDGLCNEKAVREIVRDGPERVRELIDLGLEFSRDKSGAFDLGREGGHSARRILHVKDMTGKAVEEALLRAIANEKRIKLLEHFFAIDVVTSGKLRLGGANRIAGLYALNVRKRRVEAFHAPVVVLSTGGAGQVYRYTTNPGIATGDGIAMAYRAGVEVRNMEFIQFHPTALYSLKGERFLISEAVRGEGAILRNADGVAFMKRYHKMADLAPRDIVARAIDAEMKKSGAPHVWLDITHRDRAFLRGRFPQIFETCLALGIDISRDKIPVVPAAHYTCGGVATNLSAETSLPGLYACGEVACTGLHGANRLASNSLLEAVVLAHRGALSVIKYIGALQREKRKRAASPKIPAWRDLGGGDEDERVVISHNWDELRSTMWDYVSILRTSKRLARARRRIANLAHETHEYYWNFSVDSRLLELRNLIQVAELVVKCAQQRKESRGLHAIVDYPRKLKTARDSRARSRSGNPRQMKA